From the genome of Impatiens glandulifera chromosome 9, dImpGla2.1, whole genome shotgun sequence, one region includes:
- the LOC124916524 gene encoding beta-glucosidase 46-like isoform X1: MEVVSVAQMLFLVVYTIGFSSVMVSCKFLYGTASSSYQFEGAYLSDGKGWNNWDVYTHKPGTVMDGSNGDIAVDQYHRYKEDIELMEYMGVNSYRFSISWSRILPKGRFGELNMAGIQHYNNLIDALLHKGIHPFVTLNHFDVPQELEDRYKSWLSTEVQKDFKYYADICFKYFGDRVKYWTTFNEPNVIAIWGYRTGLYPPSRCSIPFGNCSQGNSDTEPFIAAHNIILSHAIVVHLYRTEYQHRQRGSIGIALNAIWFEPISESEEDNLATERALSFYMNWFLDPIMFGKYPEEMQAILGSTLPTFTEDDKRMLDKGLDFIGINHYSSYYVKDCIYSPCEPGKGVYKTEGSALWTQLKDGKYIGEPTTISWLKVYPQGLKNIVIYLKDRYNNTPMFIAENGFGEFDQTNSNLYSLNDVKRVEYLNSYLDELASATRNGADVRGYFIWSLLDNFEWTSGYTTRFGIYHVNYTTLQRTPKSSAYWYKEFISGQSIASSLPVNQLIIEYNETSVANAVQ, encoded by the exons ATGGAAGTAGTGTCAGTGGCACAGATGTTGTTTTTAGTTGTTTATACAATCGGCTTCTCATCTGTGATGGTATCATGTAAATTCTTATATGGAACTGCCTCATCTTCTTACCAA TTTGAGGGGGCTTATTTGAGTGATGGGAAAGGTTGGAATAACTGGGATGTTTACACTCATAAACCTG GTACAGTAATGGATGGAAGTAATGGGGATATTGCTGTTGATCAGTACCACAGATATAAA GAAGATATCGAGCTCATGGAATATATGGGAGTCAATAGCTATCGTTTCTCAATATCCTGGTCAAGAATTTTACCAA AGGGAAGATTCGGGGAACTGAACATGGCTGGCATTCAGCACTACAACAACTTAATCGATGCCCTTCTACACAAAG GAATCCATCCATTTGTGACTCTAAACCATTTCGATGTTCCTCAAGAACTTGAAGACAGATACAAATCTTGGCTAAGCACAGAAGTACA gAAAGACTTCAAATATTATGCAGATATTTGTTTCAAATACTTTGGTGACAGAGTGAAGTATTGGACTACCTTCAATGAGCCAAATGTTATAGCAATATGGGGCTATAGAACAGGCCTTTATCCGCCATCTCGTTGCTCAATTCCATTCGGTAATTGCAGCCAAGGGAATTCAGATACAGAACCCTTCATTGCAGCCCATAACATTATTCTCTCTCATGCCATCGTTGTTCATCTCTACCGAACTGAATATCAG CATAGACAAAGAGGCAGCATAGGGATTGCTCTGAATGCTATTTGGTTTGAACCCATAAGCGAGTCTGAAGAGGATAACTTAGCAACAGAGAGAGCTTTATCATTCTACATGAACTG GTTCTTGGACCCGATCATGTTTGGAAAATATCCCGAGGAAATGCAAGCAATTTTGGGATCCACCTTGCCTACCTTCACAGAAGATGATAAGAGGATGTTGGACAAAGGATTAGACTTCATTGGAATCAACCACTACTCAAGCTACTATGTCAAAGACTGCATATATTCACCATGTGAACCAGGAAAAGGGGTTTATAAAACAGAAGGTTCTGCCCTCTGGACTCAACTTAAGGATGGAAAGTATATTGGAGAACCG ACTACAATCAGCTGGCTAAAGGTTTACCCACAAGGATTGAAGAATATTGTGATATACCTCAAGGACAGATATAACAATACCCCAATGTTCATCGCAGAAAATG GATTTGGTGAGTTtgatcaaacaaattcaaatctTTATTCACTTAATGATGTCAAAAGAGTAGAATACTTGAATTCCTACCTGGACGAACTAGCATCAGCAACGAG GAATGGAGCAGATGTGAGGGGATACTTTATTTGGTCTTTGCTTGACAACTTTGAGTGGACCTCAGGGTACACTACCAGATTTGGAATTTACCATGTCAATTATACCACTCTACAGAGGACACCGAAATCTTCTGCATATTGGTACAAAGAGTTCATTTCAGGCCAAAGTATTGCTAGTTCACTACCTGTAAATCAACTGATAATTGAATATAATGAAACATCAGTTGCAAATGCAGTTCAATGA
- the LOC124916524 gene encoding beta-glucosidase 46-like isoform X2: protein MEVAVAATVVFEGAYLSDGKGWNNWDVYTHKPGTVMDGSNGDIAVDQYHRYKEDIELMEYMGVNSYRFSISWSRILPKGRFGELNMAGIQHYNNLIDALLHKGIHPFVTLNHFDVPQELEDRYKSWLSTEVQKDFKYYADICFKYFGDRVKYWTTFNEPNVIAIWGYRTGLYPPSRCSIPFGNCSQGNSDTEPFIAAHNIILSHAIVVHLYRTEYQHRQRGSIGIALNAIWFEPISESEEDNLATERALSFYMNWFLDPIMFGKYPEEMQAILGSTLPTFTEDDKRMLDKGLDFIGINHYSSYYVKDCIYSPCEPGKGVYKTEGSALWTQLKDGKYIGEPTTISWLKVYPQGLKNIVIYLKDRYNNTPMFIAENGFGEFDQTNSNLYSLNDVKRVEYLNSYLDELASATRNGADVRGYFIWSLLDNFEWTSGYTTRFGIYHVNYTTLQRTPKSSAYWYKEFISGQSIASSLPVNQLIIEYNETSVANAVQ, encoded by the exons ATGGAGGTTGCGGTTGCTGCAACGGTGGTG TTTGAGGGGGCTTATTTGAGTGATGGGAAAGGTTGGAATAACTGGGATGTTTACACTCATAAACCTG GTACAGTAATGGATGGAAGTAATGGGGATATTGCTGTTGATCAGTACCACAGATATAAA GAAGATATCGAGCTCATGGAATATATGGGAGTCAATAGCTATCGTTTCTCAATATCCTGGTCAAGAATTTTACCAA AGGGAAGATTCGGGGAACTGAACATGGCTGGCATTCAGCACTACAACAACTTAATCGATGCCCTTCTACACAAAG GAATCCATCCATTTGTGACTCTAAACCATTTCGATGTTCCTCAAGAACTTGAAGACAGATACAAATCTTGGCTAAGCACAGAAGTACA gAAAGACTTCAAATATTATGCAGATATTTGTTTCAAATACTTTGGTGACAGAGTGAAGTATTGGACTACCTTCAATGAGCCAAATGTTATAGCAATATGGGGCTATAGAACAGGCCTTTATCCGCCATCTCGTTGCTCAATTCCATTCGGTAATTGCAGCCAAGGGAATTCAGATACAGAACCCTTCATTGCAGCCCATAACATTATTCTCTCTCATGCCATCGTTGTTCATCTCTACCGAACTGAATATCAG CATAGACAAAGAGGCAGCATAGGGATTGCTCTGAATGCTATTTGGTTTGAACCCATAAGCGAGTCTGAAGAGGATAACTTAGCAACAGAGAGAGCTTTATCATTCTACATGAACTG GTTCTTGGACCCGATCATGTTTGGAAAATATCCCGAGGAAATGCAAGCAATTTTGGGATCCACCTTGCCTACCTTCACAGAAGATGATAAGAGGATGTTGGACAAAGGATTAGACTTCATTGGAATCAACCACTACTCAAGCTACTATGTCAAAGACTGCATATATTCACCATGTGAACCAGGAAAAGGGGTTTATAAAACAGAAGGTTCTGCCCTCTGGACTCAACTTAAGGATGGAAAGTATATTGGAGAACCG ACTACAATCAGCTGGCTAAAGGTTTACCCACAAGGATTGAAGAATATTGTGATATACCTCAAGGACAGATATAACAATACCCCAATGTTCATCGCAGAAAATG GATTTGGTGAGTTtgatcaaacaaattcaaatctTTATTCACTTAATGATGTCAAAAGAGTAGAATACTTGAATTCCTACCTGGACGAACTAGCATCAGCAACGAG GAATGGAGCAGATGTGAGGGGATACTTTATTTGGTCTTTGCTTGACAACTTTGAGTGGACCTCAGGGTACACTACCAGATTTGGAATTTACCATGTCAATTATACCACTCTACAGAGGACACCGAAATCTTCTGCATATTGGTACAAAGAGTTCATTTCAGGCCAAAGTATTGCTAGTTCACTACCTGTAAATCAACTGATAATTGAATATAATGAAACATCAGTTGCAAATGCAGTTCAATGA
- the LOC124913727 gene encoding polyadenylation and cleavage factor homolog 4 — translation MEGDKFISTRESPRNFGLFNGVNKSMVGDVAFQKSAVAILDRFRAMVKDRDDEFRASGDDDPPPLSSQEVVQFYELMLLELAFNSKPIITDLTIIAGEQKEHGEGIAEAICMRILEAPPDQKLPALYLLDSITKNIGREYARHFSSRLPEVFYEAYRQVSPDMHPAIRHLFGTWSTVFPQSVLRKIETLLQFSSSGAHQPSNLTALKDPESPRPTHGIHVNPKYLEARHPFDPSNVDGNSKRASMSKFYGQKSAMEYDGYDSNIQLKVGAERSSAAKSVDRKRLSAAPEFGGPRSPLIDEFTINRSPKRVTNKRGLPHHPRYELGFGREIENEDLNVRPRDPISNNIYRRAESSAASNRTDDLDRPRALIDAYGRDQGEGTASNDRLKIARLDRNGLGRVTTETWQNTEEEEFDWENMSRTVADKNLLGGSSSSNLPSGRLGMRPGNQSAAQDGSHFSTENVVPSIPGISQMMGSRETTTQYLGSHYLPESQGHQIRSSVSGISSVSEPIRLIERMGAPSLDSQVTRNLAANMSWTPHSDMQKPHPAFASPAFQQQKHRDHFELTNNKDIGVNHLGMSRSFLLENQLDATSKSSTNRPAFPSQQVGYPPHSLHANPLNSHAMASQEVRQRLGHVPVPSMFPYNPLATLNPNLFKPPISRVLQGGNLPLLPQGPHHVSRQMVPMPQHLQGATNPPGGSLSGLFGSLMSQGLISLTNAPPVQDSMELSFNPDVLRMRHEAAITAMNFDLPRQCTTCGMRFKNQDEHSSHMDWHVTKNRMSRNRKQNLSRSWFVSANMWLTGAEALGTDGVPGFLPDDNTVEKKEASELVVPVDEDQKVCALCGEPFDDFYSDEAEEWMYKGAVYMNALTGSTEGLNRSQLGPIVHAKCMTESSTVSEENFGHGEGAKMRVMEGKD, via the exons ATGGAAGGAGATAAATTCATTTCAACTAGGGAAAGCCCTAGAAATTTCGGACTCTTCAATGGTGTTAACAAGTCCATGGTTGGCGACGTAGCTTTCCAGAAGTCTGCCGTCGCTATTCTTGACCGATTCAGGGCTATGGTGAAGGACAGGGATGACGAGTTTAGGGCTTCAGGCGACGACGATCCCCCACCCTTGAGTTCCCAAGAGGTTGTGCAATTCTACGAACTCATGCTCTTGGAACTAGCGTTCAATTCCAAGCCAATCATCACTGATCTGACCATTATTGCTGGCGAGCAGAAGGAGCATGGAGAGGGAATTGCCGAAGCAATATGTATGAGAATTCTCGAG GCCCCACCAGATCAGAAATTGCCAGCTCTTTATCTTTTGGATAGCATTACTAAGAATATTGGCCGGGAGTATGCTAGACACTTCTCTAGCCGATTGCCTGAG GTTTTTTATGAAGCATATAGGCAAGTTAGTCCTGACATGCATCCTGCTATCCGGCACTTGTTTGGAACATGGTCAACAGTGTTTCCTCAGTCAGTGCTACGTAAGATTGAGACTCTACTGCAATTTTCTTCATCCGGAGCTCATCAGCCTTCTAATTTGACTGCACTTAAGGATCCTGAATCTCCTCGGCCAACTCATGGAATACATGTCAATCCAAAATACTTGGAAGCCAGGCATCCGTTTGATCCTTCAAATGTAGATGGT AATAGTAAGCGGGCATCAATGTCAAAGTTTTATGGACAGAAATCTGCTATGGAATATGATGGATATGATTCTAATATACAGTTGAAGGTTGGAGCTGAGCGATCTAGTGCAGCCAAATCTGTTGATAGGAAGCGTTTATCTGCAGCTCCTGAGTTTGGTGGTCCTCGTTCTCCATTAATAGATGAATTTACAATAAACCGGTCTCCAAAGAGGGTAACTAATAAGAGGGGTTTACCACATCATCCTCGTTATGAATTGGGTTTCGGCAGGGAAATAGAAAATGAGGACTTAAACGTTCGACCTAGAGATCCGAtatctaataatatttataggAGAGCTGAATCTTCTGCTGCATCTAATAGGACTGATGATCTTGATAGACCAAGAGCTTTAATTGATGCATATGGACGTGATCAAGGTGAAGGAACTGCTAGTAATGATAGGTTGAAGATTGCACGCCTTGATAGGAATGGTTTGGGTAGAGTAACTACAGAAACATGGCAGAatactgaagaagaagaatttgaTTGGGAAAATATGAGCCGAACAGTAGCAGATAAGAATTTATTAGGTGGTTCATCATCATCTAACCTTCCAAGTGGAAGATTAGGGATGAGACCTGGAAACCAGAGTGCTGCACAGGATGGTTCTCACTTTTCCACTGAAAATGTGGTCCCTTCAATT CCTGGCATCAGTCAAATGATGGGTTCACGTGAAACGACCACACAGTACCTGGGATCTCATTATCTTCCAGAGTCACAGGGTCACCAAATACGCTCGTCAGTCAGTGGAATTTCATCAGTTAGTGAGCCAATCCGTCTGATAGAAAGAATGGGAGCTCCCAGCCTTGACTCACAAGTTACAAGGAATTTGGCAGCTAACATGTCGTGGACCCCCCATTCCGATATGCAAAAGCCTCATCCAGCTTTTGCATCTCCTGCTTTTCAACAGCAGAAACATAGGGATCACTTTGAGTTGACAAATAATAAGGATATAGGTGTAAATCATCTAGGTATGAGCAGATCATTTTTGCTAGAAAATCAATTAGACGCAACATCAAAGAGCTCAACAAATCGTCCTGCATTTCCTAGCCAGCAGGTTGGCTATCCTCCTCATAGTCTGCACGCCAATCCTCTAAATTCTCATGCAATGGCTTCCCAAGAAGTTCGGCAAAGATTAGGTCATGTTCCTGTGCCTTCTATGTTTCCATATAATCCTTTGGCTACTCTAAATCCAAACCTCTTCAAGCCTCCAATATCTAGGGTTTTGCAAGGTGGCAATCTGCCACTTCTACCTCAAGGTCCACATCATGTTTCAAGACAAATGGTTCCCATGCCACAACATCTTCAAGGAGCAACTAACCCTCCTGGAGGTTCCTTGTCAGGTTTGTTTGGTTCTCTCATGTCTCAGGGTTTAATCTCATTGACCAACGCCCCTCCTGTTCAG GATTCCATGGAGCTGTCATTTAACCCTGATGTTCTTAGGATGCGACATGAGGCTGCTATAACTGCTATGAATTTTGATCTTCCTAGACAATGTACAACATGTGGCATGCGTTTTAAAAACCAAGACGAACACAGCAGTCACATGGATTGGCATGTGACCAAAAACCGCATGTCTAGAAATCGTAAACAGAACCTATCTCGTAGCTGGTTTGTTAGTGCTAACATGTGGCTTACTGGGGCTGAAGCACTTGGCACGGACGGAGTCCCTGGCTTTTTACCTGATGACAATACAGTAGAAAAGAAAGAGGCTAGTGAATTGGTGGTTCCTGTTGATGAGGATCAAAAAGTTTGTGCATTGTGCGGAGAGCcttttgatgatttttataGTGATGAGGCTGAGGAATGGATGTATAAAGGGGCTGTCTATATGAATGCTCTCACCGGGTCAACAGAAGGCTTAAATAGGTCTCAGTTGGGTCCAATAGTCCATGCCAAGTGCATGACTGAATCTAGCACGGTTTCTGAAGAAAATTTTGGACATGGTGAAGGG GCTAAGATGAGGGTGATGGAAGGAAAAGATTGA
- the LOC124916381 gene encoding uncharacterized protein LOC124916381: MQETVGDDEKVNDGTDGKDDVMEDNEKVEDEKKEDVEKVEDAQKVETDEKVDDDEKMDDDKVENDEKVDDEEKVEDERKDNDEKVDDDEKVEDAKVEDVKIEVEAKLEDGEKLDGVARVDDVEVDLKLKDLKVKVKDEKTVGDVKANDDNDDNDDFQLYNTPPKGNYGRRVRKPKKDDSYTNPSLSKMPKTKDPMKVNHLQKFDDELLHKVKAWLDDPKTDNSTTDLHTVQAKKEVLVRVVTRLTWIEDEEIDAFCHLLRKRISCYPKTYKNTHATIGDCVLSDRIRRLHRDFIKDPAKFPVDEFKDYYMGAPHRYMPEWSTIDDVYMPVNINQKHWILCVARLQKYRIDVYDCDAYLYKNLDPYLKPFCDMIPFIFAKTITPGERVRYPNFNFEGPLQPMTYKRFPHPKVKTAAAKVGEVPRATESGDCGVFTLMYMEHLTANQPVHNVTSENMGFFRQKMAVRLFHQIMEP, encoded by the exons ATGCAGGAGACTGTGggggatgatgagaaggtgaATGATGGGACTGATGGGAAAGACGATGTAATGGAGGacaatgagaaggtggaggatgaaaaAAAAGAGGACgttgagaaggtggaggacgcACAGAAGGTGGAGACcgatgagaaggtggatgatgatgaaaagATGGATGATGATAAGGTGGAGAACGATGAGAAGGTCGATgatgaagagaaggtggaggatgaaagAAAAGACAACGATGAGAAGgtagatgatgatgagaaggtggaggatgcgAAGGTGGAGGACGTAAAGATAGAGGTTGAGGCTAAATTGGAGGACGGTGAGAAGCTGGATGGTGTGGCTAGGGTGGATGATGTGGAGGTTGATCTGAAACTGAAGGATTtgaaagtgaaggtgaaggatgagaAGACTGTGGGGGATGTGAAGGCaaatgatgacaatgatgacAATGACGATTTCCAGTTATACAATACTCCTCCTAAAGGAAATTATGGGAGGAGAGTGAGGAAGCCGAAAAAAGATGACTCGTACACCAACCCTTCCTTGTCAAAAATGCCCAAGACAAAGGATCCTATGAAAGTGAAtcaccttcaaaaatttgatgatgagctacTTCATAAAGTAAAGGCGTGGTTGGATGATCCAAAAACCGATAATTCGACAACGGATTTACATACggttcaagcaaagaaggaagTGTTGGTTAGAGTTGTAACAAGGCTTACATGGATTGAAGACGAG GAAATCGATGCATTCTGCCATCTTCTGCGGAAAAGGATTTCCTGctatcccaagacatataaaaatACACATGCGACAATTGGGGATTGCGTATTGTCGGATAGAATCAGGCGACTGCACAGGGATTTTATTAAGGATCCTGCCAAATTTCCAGTCGACGAATTCAAAGACTATTATATGGGCGCACCACATAGATATATGCCAGAGTGGTCAACAATTGACGACGTCTACATGCCAGTGAACATTAACCAGAAACACTGGATTTTATGTGTAGCACGTCTTCAAAAGTACCGCATTGACGTGTACGACTGTGACGCCTATCTTTATAAGAATCTGGATCCTTATTTGAAACCCTTCTGCGACATGATTCCATTTATATTCGCCAAAACAATCACTCCCGGTGAGAGGGTAAGGTATCCTAATTTCAACTTCGAAGGCCCCCTCCAACCAATGACATACAAACGGTTTCCACACCCCAAAGTGAAAACCGCTGCTGCTAAGGTTGGAGAAGTCCCGCGGGCAACAGAGAGCGGGGACTGTGGGGTCTTCACGCTAATGTACATGGAACACTTGACCGCTAATCAACCCGTGCATAATGTGACCTCAGAAAATATGGGATTTTTTAGGCAGAAGATGGCGGTCCGGTTATTCCATCAGATTATGGaaccttaa
- the LOC124914126 gene encoding homeobox-leucine zipper protein PROTODERMAL FACTOR 2-like — MFQPNMFDNHHHHHLLDMGGNLKSGTPENELDLIRDIEDFESKSLPEIMEDTLGGDDEQDQDPNQRPNKKKRYHRHTQHQIQEMESFFKECPHPDDKQRKELGRRLGLEPLQVKFWFQNKRTQMKAQHERYENSQLRADNDKLRADNIRYKEALSNATCPNCGGPAAIGEMSFDEQHLRIENARLREEIDRISGIAAKYAGKPMLPYTNGPISRPIDIGVEGFGPPPAGMMVNMYGAGDLLRPISGPTEADKPMIIELAVAAMEELIRMAQAGEPLWLSSNPENNPEVLNEEEYLRTFPRGIGPKPVGMKSEASRESAIVIMNHINLVEMLMDVNQWTGVFSGVVSRAMTLDILSTGVAGNYNGALQVMTAEFQVPSPLVPTRENYFVRYCKQHGEKTWAVADVSLDSLRHGVLPKCRRRPSGCLIQELPNGYSKVTWVEHVEVDDRAVHNIYKPLVNSGLAFGARRWVATLVRQCERLASAMANNIPPGDVGVISTPEGRKSMLKLAERMVISFCSGVGASTSQTWTALSGSSDDDVRVMTRKSMDDPGRPPGVVLSAATSFWLPMPPKRVFDFLRDENSRSEWDILSNGGLVQEMAHIANGSDPGNCISLLRVNSANSSQSNMLILQESCTDSTGSYVIYAPVDIAAMNVVLSGGDPDYVALLPSGFAILPDGPAYGDEGLNNNNNSSPEGSGSNGSLLTVAFQILVDSIPTAKLSLGSVATVNSLIKCTVERIRAAVAGENVCPSSLS, encoded by the exons ATGTTTCAACCAAACATGTTTGATaatcaccatcatcatcatctgctTGATATGGGTGGAAACCTCAAGAGTGGAACTCCCGAGAACGAGTTGGATTTGATAAGAGACATCGAAGATTTCGAGAGCAAATCGCTGCCGGAGATCATGGAAGATACTCTCGGCGGCGATGATGAACAAGATCAAGATCCAAATCAACGACCTAACAAAAAGAAACGATATCACCGCCATACTCAGCATCAGATCCAAGAAATGGAATC ATTCTTTAAAGAGTGCCCTCATCCGGATGACAAGCAAAGAAAGGAACTTGGACGTCGATTAGGTCTAGAACCTTTGCAAGTCAAATTTTGGTTCCAAAACAAACGGACCCAAATGAAG GCTCAACATGAGCGGTATGAGAATTCGCAACTGAGGGCGGATAACGATAAGCTGAGAGCTGATAACATTCGGTATAAAGAAGCCCTGAGCAATGCTACTTGTCCTAACTGTGGTGGCCCTGCAGCAATAGGAGAGATGTCTTTCGACGAGCAACATCTCAGGATTGAGAATGCTCGCCTTCGTGAAGAG ATTGATAGAATATCTGGGATTGCTGCAAAGTATGCTGGAAAACCAATGCTACCATATACCAATGGTCCAATAAGTCGTCCTATTGATATTGGTGTTGAAGGGTTTGGACCACCGCCAGCAGGCATGATGGTTAACATGTATGGAGCTGGTGATCTACTCAGGCCGATTTCAGGGCCTACAGAGGCTGACAAACCGATGATCATTGAGCTTGCGGTTGCTGCAATGGAAGAACTTATTAGAATGGCTCAAGCTGGTGAGCCTCTATGGCTGTCATCAAACCCGGAAAACAACCCCGAGGTTTTGAATGAAGAAGAGTATTTAAGGACATTCCCTCGAGGAATTGGCCCGAAACCTGTTGGAATGAAGTCTGAAGCATCTAGAGAATCTGCAATTGTCATCATGAATCACATTAATCTAGTGGAGATGCTCATGGATgtg AACCAATGGACCGGAGTGTTCTCTGGCGTTGTCTCGAGAGCGATGACTCTGGACATACTATCAACAGGGGTGGCTGGGAATTACAACGGTGCTCTTCAAGTG ATGACAGCTGAATTCCAAGTTCCTTCCCCGCTTGTTCCAACCCGGGAAAACTATTTCGTTAGATACTGTAAACAGCACGGTGAAAAGACGTGGGCGGTTGCCGACGTCTCTCTCGACAGTTTGCGCCATGGAGTGTTGCCGAAATGCAGAAGGCGTCCATCTGGTTGCTTGATTCAAGAACTACCTAACGGATACTCAAAA GTTACATGGGTAGAACATGTTGAAGTAGATGATCGAGCTGTCCACAACATATACAAACCGCTAGTGAACTCTGGGCTCGCCTTCGGTGCCCGGAGATGGGTGGCAACGCTTGTAAGACAATGCGAACGTCTTGCAAGCGCCATGGCCAACAACATTCCACCAGGAGATGTTGGag TTATATCTACACCTGAAGGGAGGAAAAGCATGTTGAAACTGGCAGAGAGAATGGTGATAAGCTTCTGTTCAGGCGTTGGAGCTTCTACGTCACAAACATGGACGGCATTATCTGGAAGTAGCGATGATGACGTCCGGGTGATGACTAGAAAGAGCATGGATGATCCCGGCAGGCCACCTGGTGTTGTTCTTAGTGCCGCCACTTCGTTTTGGCTTCCCATGCCACCCAAGAGAGTTTTCGACTTTCTCCGTGATGAGAACTCTAGAAGCGAG TGGGATATTCTTTCAAACGGTGGACTTGTTCAAGAAATGGCTCATATCGCCAATGGTAGCGATCCAGGGAACTGCATTTCCCTGTTACGCGTTAAC AGTGCGAATTCGAGCCAGAGCAACATGCTGATACTACAAGAGAGTTGCACGGATTCAACTGGATCATACGTAATATATGCGCCTGTCGATATCGCGGCGATGAATGTGGTTTTAAGCGGTGGAGATCCCGATTACGTGGCCCTCCTTCCATCGGGTTTCGCTATTCTACCCGATGGACCAGCATATGGTGATGAAGGCctgaacaacaacaacaatagcAGCCCCGAAGGAAGTGGATCCAACGGTTCTCTGTTAACTGTTGCTTTTCAAATTCTGGTTGATTCGATTCCGACAGCAAAACTATCTCTTGGGTCGGTTGCAACTGTTAACAGTCTCATTAAGTGTACCGTTGAAAGGATCAGAGCAGCCGTCGCCGGAGAGAATGTCTGTCCATCCAGCCTTTCTTGA
- the LOC124916380 gene encoding beta-glucosidase 46-like has translation MEVVLLFLAVYITGFSTVMGSSNFLFGTASSSYQFEGAYLSDGKGLNNWDVFTHKPGTVMDGSNGDVAVDQYHRYGEDIELMEYMGVNSYRFSISWSRILPKGRFGQTNMAGIQHYNKFIDALLNKGIHPFVTLTHFDVPQELEDRYGSWLSTEVQKDFKYYADICFKYFGDRVKYWSTFNEPNSVATYGYRTGLIPPSRCSIPFRNCSQGNSDTEPFIAAHNIILSHAIAVHLYRTKYQHRQGGSIGIVMSAMWFEPISDSEEDKFATERAISFYMNWFLDPIMFGKYPEEMQAILGSILPTFTEEDKNILNKGLDFIGINHYTSFYVKDCIYSQCESGQGIYKTEGSALWTQLKDGKYIGEPTTVLWLKVYPRGMKKIVTYVKDRYNNTPMFITENGFGEMDHTNSTVLSLNDVKRVEYLNSYLEELASAMRNGANVRGYFVWALLDNFELTSGYTTRFGLYYVNYTTLQRTPKSSASWYKEFISKQNTANDN, from the exons ATGGAAGTAGTGCTGCTGTTTTTAGCTGTTTATATAACTGGCTTCTCAACTGTGATGGGATCAAGTAACTTCCTCTTTGGTACTGCATCATCTTCTTACCAG TTTGAGGGAGCTTATTTGAGTGATGGGAAAGGTTTGAATAACTGGGATGTTTTCACTCATAAACCTG GTACAGTAATGGATGGAAGTAATGGGGATGTTGCTGTTGATCAGTACCACAGATATGGA GAAGATATCGAGCTCATGGAATATATGGGAGTCAATAGCTATCGTTTCTCAATATCCTGGTCAAGAATTTTACCAA AGGGAAGATTCGGGCAAACAAACATGGCCGGCATTCAACACTACAACAAGTTCATTGATGCCCTTCTAAACAAAG gAATCCACCCATTTGTGACTCTAACCCATTTTGATGTTCCACAAGAACTTGAAGATAGATACGGATCTTGGTTAAGCACAGAAGTGCA GAAAGACTTCAAATATTATGCAGACATTTGTTTCAAATACTTTGGTGACAGAGTGAAGTATTGGTCTACCTTCAATGAGCCAAATTCTGTAGCAACATATGGATATAGAACAGGCCTTATTCCACCATCTCGTTGCTCAATTCCATTCAGGAATTGCAGCCAAGGGAATTCAGATACAGAACCCTTCATTGCAGCCCATAACATTATCCTTTCTCATGCCATTGCTGTTCATCTTTACCGAACTAAGTATCAG CATAGACAAGGAGGCAGCATAGGGATTGTTATGAGTGCTATGTGGTTTGAACCCATAAGCGATTCTGAAGAGGATAAATTTGCAACAGAGAGAGCTATATCATTCTACATGAACTG GTTCTTGGACCCGATCATGTTTGGGAAATATCCAGAGGAAATGCAGGCAATTCTGGGATCTATCTTGCCTACCTTCACAGAAGAGGATAAGAATATATTGAACAAAGGATTAGACTTCATTGGAATCAACCATTACACAAGCTTCTATGTCAAAGACTGCATATATTCACAATGTGAATCAGGTCAAGGGATTTATAAAACAGAAGGTTCTGCCCTCTGGACTCAACTTAAGGATGGAAAGTATATTGGAGAACCG ACTACAGTCCTGTGGCTAAAGGTTTACCCACGAGGAATGAAGAAAATTGTGACATATGTTAAGGACAGATACAATAATACCCCAATGTTCATCACAGAAAATG GATTTGGTGAGATGGATCATACAAATTCAACTGTTTTATCACTTAATGATGTCAAAAGAGTAGAATACTTGAATTCCTACCTAGAGGAACTAGCATCTGCGATGAG GAATGGAGCAAATGTGAGGGGATACTTTGTTTGGGCTTTGCTTGACAACTTTGAGCTGACCTCAGGGTACACTACAAGATTTGGACTTTACTATGTCAATTATACCACTCTACAGAGGACACCAAAATCATCTGCATCTTGGTACAAAGAGttcatttcaaaacaaaatactGCAAATGATAACTGA